From Paenibacillus graminis, a single genomic window includes:
- a CDS encoding ThuA domain-containing protein, with the protein MDKRKCLLLGDYTHPRFHPLQGVDKQISEILNDLLIVQCSENKKLLLSEHLSGYDLCIAYNELWNETVSPQQTAGLLSYVSGGGGLIVLHTGISLAKRYELAHLIGGRFTGHPPYTPLNFKVLEHDITEGMEDFQLDEEPYTFDFDPFTEKTILLEYEADGEMRPAAWCHSYGLGRVVFLMPGHHEPSFTHPAVRQLILRAATWAARIPR; encoded by the coding sequence ATGGACAAGAGAAAATGTCTGCTTTTGGGCGACTATACCCACCCCCGTTTCCATCCGCTGCAGGGTGTGGACAAACAAATTAGTGAAATCCTGAATGATCTGCTGATTGTGCAGTGTTCGGAGAATAAAAAGCTGCTGCTCAGCGAGCACTTATCAGGATATGATCTGTGCATCGCATACAATGAGCTGTGGAATGAGACGGTGTCCCCCCAGCAGACTGCGGGTCTGCTGAGCTATGTGAGCGGCGGCGGCGGACTGATCGTGCTGCATACCGGAATCTCGCTGGCCAAACGCTATGAGCTGGCCCATTTGATCGGCGGCAGGTTTACCGGACATCCGCCTTATACTCCGCTGAACTTCAAGGTGCTGGAGCATGACATAACCGAGGGCATGGAAGATTTTCAGCTGGATGAGGAGCCTTACACGTTCGACTTCGATCCGTTTACGGAGAAAACGATTCTACTGGAGTATGAAGCAGATGGTGAAATGCGTCCGGCCGCCTGGTGTCACAGCTACGGGCTTGGACGGGTGGTATTTCTGATGCCAGGCCATCATGAGCCCTCCTTCACGCATCCGGCAGTTCGTCAGCTGATCCTGCGGGCGGCTACCTGGGCGGCGCGGATCCCTAGATAA
- a CDS encoding ABC1 kinase family protein, with product MAVRIRHAGRYRSIAMALMRHGFGYMVEELGLYHLLSLPRRMITQEVHESLTLGERIRRVLEDLGPTFVKLGQLASTRSDLLPDSIIQELVKLQDSVPPFSAETARNILEQELDQPIDEMFSYFENAPLAAASIGQVHRAVLHGGQSVAVKIQRPGVMRTMTRDLEILQDLSALAERKLDWAKQYGLTRMVEEFSRALLAELDYGQEGRNAERIAGQLTEHDQVYIPAIYWDYSSTRVLTMEYVNGITLNHREELLLKGVKLKTLAQQLVEMMLNQIFIHGFFHADPHPGNVMLLDDGKLALIDFGMVGRLSEEMKDSLSALVIALMRKNTDSMVRAILRLGVIPEEADRMALHDDMDRLREAYYDIPFKQVSIGKALNDLFGIARKHRLVIPPDLAMLSKTMLTLEGVVGNLDPAFSIVQMAEPFGKRLVRQRFSGSRLQRKILGGVADLAESLVELPAQARQLSALVGKGKLKVEVVLPELKGIEHKLSRVGNRLSFSIVLLAFSIIMAGLIIASSLRGEPSMLWDFPIVEIGSVIALLMILWLLYSIFKSGRF from the coding sequence ATGGCTGTACGTATAAGACATGCCGGGCGGTACCGGTCTATTGCCATGGCGCTGATGCGTCATGGCTTCGGCTATATGGTGGAGGAACTTGGCCTCTACCATCTGCTGTCCCTTCCGCGCCGGATGATTACCCAGGAGGTTCACGAGAGTCTGACGCTGGGGGAGCGGATACGCCGGGTACTCGAGGATTTGGGGCCAACCTTTGTGAAGCTGGGCCAATTGGCCAGTACGCGCTCCGATCTGTTGCCCGATTCGATCATTCAGGAACTGGTGAAGCTTCAGGACAGCGTCCCTCCATTCTCGGCGGAAACGGCGCGCAATATTTTGGAGCAGGAGCTTGACCAGCCGATTGATGAAATGTTCAGCTACTTTGAGAATGCCCCGCTTGCCGCAGCTTCCATTGGTCAAGTGCACCGGGCTGTACTGCACGGCGGACAGAGTGTGGCAGTCAAAATCCAGCGTCCCGGTGTGATGCGGACCATGACACGGGATCTGGAAATTTTACAGGATCTAAGCGCCCTGGCTGAGAGGAAGCTGGACTGGGCGAAGCAATACGGGCTGACCCGGATGGTAGAGGAATTCTCCCGGGCGCTGCTGGCAGAGCTGGATTATGGCCAGGAAGGGCGCAATGCGGAACGGATTGCCGGGCAGCTTACGGAGCACGATCAGGTCTATATCCCGGCGATTTATTGGGATTACAGCTCCACTCGTGTGCTGACAATGGAATATGTCAATGGCATCACATTGAACCACCGCGAGGAGCTGCTCCTCAAGGGTGTAAAGCTGAAGACGCTGGCCCAGCAGCTGGTGGAGATGATGCTGAACCAGATTTTTATTCATGGTTTCTTTCATGCTGATCCCCATCCCGGCAATGTCATGCTTCTGGATGACGGGAAACTGGCGCTGATTGATTTCGGCATGGTCGGCCGGCTCAGCGAGGAGATGAAGGACAGCCTGTCTGCGCTTGTTATTGCTCTAATGCGTAAGAATACCGATTCCATGGTGCGGGCTATTTTGCGGCTGGGTGTTATTCCCGAGGAAGCGGACCGGATGGCGCTGCATGATGATATGGACAGGCTGCGCGAGGCATACTATGATATCCCTTTCAAGCAGGTCAGCATCGGCAAAGCGCTGAATGATCTGTTCGGCATCGCCCGCAAGCACAGGCTGGTCATTCCCCCGGACCTGGCGATGCTCAGCAAGACCATGCTGACGCTGGAGGGGGTTGTCGGCAACCTCGACCCGGCCTTCAGTATTGTGCAGATGGCCGAGCCCTTCGGCAAGCGTCTGGTGAGACAGCGTTTCAGCGGCAGCCGCCTGCAGCGCAAAATTCTCGGCGGCGTAGCTGACCTCGCCGAAAGTCTGGTAGAGCTTCCGGCACAGGCGAGACAGCTGTCTGCGCTCGTTGGCAAAGGCAAGCTGAAGGTGGAGGTTGTGCTGCCTGAGCTGAAGGGCATTGAGCACAAGCTTAGCCGGGTGGGCAACCGCCTCTCGTTCAGCATTGTGCTGCTGGCCTTCAGCATTATTATGGCCGGGCTGATCATTGCCTCTTCGCTGCGGGGAGAGCCTTCTATGCTCTGGGATTTCCCGATTGTCGAAATCGGCTCCGTGATCGCCCTGCTGATGATTCTATGGCTGCTGTACTCCATATTTAAGTCAGGACGGTTCTAG
- a CDS encoding phasin family protein produces MSDLFKKAISLGVGLTIVSKEKVEKVVEDLVKRGELAPSESKALIDRLVERGEEERGVFKSAVHEQVERVLKELKIPVQSDVAELEARIAVLERRVAELEGTPAAEEVLPEKRTD; encoded by the coding sequence ATGAGTGATTTGTTCAAGAAAGCAATCTCTTTAGGAGTCGGCCTCACCATTGTCAGCAAGGAAAAGGTAGAAAAGGTAGTTGAAGATCTGGTGAAGCGGGGCGAGCTGGCCCCCTCGGAATCCAAGGCTCTCATCGACCGGCTGGTGGAGCGCGGCGAGGAAGAACGCGGAGTATTCAAATCTGCGGTTCATGAACAGGTCGAACGTGTGCTGAAGGAGCTTAAAATCCCGGTTCAGAGCGATGTTGCTGAGCTGGAAGCGCGGATTGCTGTCCTGGAGCGCCGTGTGGCGGAGCTGGAAGGAACTCCTGCTGCGGAGGAAGTCCTGCCGGAAAAGCGTACGGACTAA
- a CDS encoding methyl-accepting chemotaxis protein — translation MKHKANITIRMKLILTYLVVLLVPSSIIGWQTYESASSKVEGQLLNNAAESVAAVNEIINANMQSKMKDIQYFAQQVSSPAIHGLTAGDGSAAVQARLKEYAALHPDVLDIYVATSRAEMVHASDAKLPEGYDPRKENAYVSALKHGKGAVISPAFQTVNGETAVAVSAVLEDGGGVIALNLNLEEIANLTNLKVGKEGYIFLVDSSKKFLVHPIEPVGQETSLDFIKKMFDGENGSFDYTYNNAPKKLTYQVNGLTGWRIGGTISKSEVTAATKGIRDRALTVIAVSVILALVLIYFNVASILKPLTRLRKATEVIASGDLSEDIGRFRRDEIGSLADNFRSMVANLRGMITGVKEMTGNVSASAEELTAGAEQTTKAIEHVTIAIQEVAAGTERQVHSVQKGTESTAATASEVEHISGFMEQVSAMMEKTSLSAAEGNDSVIHVVDKINGIHETVEELSSVIGKLNDRTGQIHGIVGVITGIARQTNLLALNASIEAARAGEQGRGFAVVAAEVRKLAEESERSAHRIADQIASINTEMQQATATMEDARSKVSEGIMAVDTTGRSFSRIRRAVKGAAEKIEAMVGAVGTLTAEAVSMKAAIHEIQAISQEAAGNTETISAAAEEQLASVEEIASSSADLSHLAEELQKLVGRFKLSEK, via the coding sequence ATGAAACATAAGGCTAATATAACCATCCGTATGAAGCTAATTCTTACATATCTGGTTGTCCTCCTGGTGCCAAGTAGTATCATAGGCTGGCAAACTTACGAATCGGCCAGCAGCAAAGTGGAAGGCCAGCTTCTGAATAATGCCGCTGAAAGCGTAGCCGCGGTGAACGAAATCATTAACGCGAATATGCAGTCTAAAATGAAGGATATTCAGTATTTTGCCCAGCAGGTCTCCTCCCCGGCTATCCATGGGCTGACGGCGGGAGACGGCAGTGCTGCGGTGCAGGCCAGATTGAAGGAGTATGCTGCGCTTCATCCCGATGTTCTGGATATTTATGTGGCAACCAGCCGGGCGGAGATGGTACATGCCTCGGATGCGAAACTTCCGGAAGGCTATGATCCGCGCAAGGAGAATGCTTATGTCAGTGCCCTGAAGCATGGCAAGGGGGCGGTGATCTCACCGGCCTTCCAGACAGTTAATGGCGAAACAGCAGTTGCGGTTTCCGCAGTGCTTGAAGACGGGGGCGGAGTGATCGCTCTGAACCTCAATCTGGAGGAAATTGCTAATCTAACGAACTTAAAGGTTGGAAAAGAAGGATATATTTTTTTGGTCGACAGCAGCAAAAAATTTCTCGTACATCCTATAGAACCGGTTGGACAAGAAACGTCGCTTGATTTTATTAAGAAAATGTTTGACGGAGAAAACGGTTCGTTTGATTATACCTACAACAATGCCCCCAAAAAGCTGACGTATCAGGTGAACGGGCTCACCGGTTGGAGAATCGGGGGCACAATCAGCAAAAGTGAGGTGACGGCAGCCACAAAAGGGATCCGTGATAGGGCTTTGACTGTTATCGCAGTCTCCGTGATTCTTGCACTTGTGCTGATTTATTTCAACGTGGCTTCGATCCTTAAACCCCTCACCCGGCTGCGCAAAGCTACAGAGGTCATTGCCAGTGGCGACCTGTCAGAGGATATCGGCCGCTTCCGCAGGGATGAAATCGGTTCTCTTGCCGACAATTTCCGTTCTATGGTTGCCAATCTGCGCGGCATGATTACAGGTGTGAAGGAGATGACCGGCAATGTGTCCGCTTCTGCAGAAGAACTGACTGCCGGGGCGGAGCAGACTACGAAGGCTATTGAGCACGTAACGATCGCGATTCAGGAGGTAGCGGCAGGCACAGAGCGGCAGGTGCACAGTGTGCAGAAAGGAACGGAGAGCACAGCGGCAACCGCGAGCGAAGTTGAACATATCTCCGGATTCATGGAGCAGGTGTCGGCAATGATGGAGAAGACCTCGCTGTCCGCTGCCGAGGGCAATGATTCGGTGATCCACGTGGTAGACAAAATTAACGGCATTCACGAAACAGTGGAGGAACTCAGCAGTGTAATCGGCAAGCTGAATGACCGCACAGGCCAGATTCACGGGATTGTCGGTGTAATTACGGGAATTGCCCGCCAGACCAACCTGCTGGCGCTCAATGCTTCCATCGAGGCGGCAAGAGCCGGTGAGCAGGGCAGGGGCTTCGCAGTTGTTGCTGCCGAAGTCCGCAAGCTGGCTGAGGAATCAGAGAGATCCGCGCACAGGATTGCAGATCAGATTGCTTCCATTAACACAGAGATGCAGCAGGCAACGGCGACGATGGAGGATGCCCGCAGCAAGGTGTCGGAAGGTATAATGGCGGTGGATACCACCGGGCGCTCTTTCTCCCGCATCCGCAGAGCGGTTAAAGGTGCAGCCGAGAAGATTGAAGCCATGGTGGGAGCCGTTGGCACACTGACGGCTGAGGCTGTCAGCATGAAGGCTGCGATCCATGAAATTCAAGCGATCTCTCAAGAGGCTGCCGGCAATACGGAGACGATATCGGCTGCTGCCGAGGAGCAGCTGGCTTCCGTAGAGGAGATTGCTTCCTCCTCAGCGGATCTAAGCCATCTTGCCGAGGAGCTGCAGAAGCTTGTGGGACGTTTCAAGCTGTCGGAGAAATAG
- a CDS encoding uroporphyrinogen-III synthase, producing MAEQLQGITVALAGPRKAEEMAKLVQNMGGTALHRPAQGTVFLDDQALREGIAAWIAHPPDLAILTTGMGLEALFEMAAQMEVEARFLEILSASPIAARGYKTVNALKKRGLQPEVRDDDGSTAGLLRGLKEWDLRGKSVVLQLHGDPAPQLAARLKEAGATVLQVEPYRHTPPEPGALALLYDEITGGRVDAVAFTSAPQFRFLAQYAREQGKLAELVQAFAHKVLAVSVGRITSESLKEEGITRIVMPEHERMGSMFVELGKYIASRR from the coding sequence ATGGCAGAGCAATTGCAAGGCATTACCGTCGCCCTTGCCGGTCCGCGCAAGGCGGAAGAAATGGCCAAGCTGGTGCAGAACATGGGAGGCACGGCATTGCACCGGCCTGCCCAGGGGACGGTGTTTCTGGATGATCAGGCGCTGCGGGAAGGAATTGCTGCCTGGATTGCCCATCCGCCTGATCTGGCTATTCTGACGACAGGGATGGGTCTGGAGGCGTTGTTTGAAATGGCGGCGCAGATGGAAGTGGAGGCGCGTTTCTTGGAGATTCTCTCCGCTTCTCCGATTGCCGCGCGTGGCTACAAGACGGTTAATGCGCTGAAGAAGCGGGGACTCCAGCCTGAAGTACGCGATGATGACGGGAGTACAGCCGGGCTGCTTCGGGGTCTGAAAGAATGGGACCTGCGCGGCAAATCGGTTGTTCTTCAGCTCCATGGCGATCCTGCTCCCCAGCTGGCGGCCCGGCTGAAGGAGGCGGGGGCGACTGTCCTTCAAGTGGAGCCGTACCGCCATACGCCGCCGGAGCCTGGGGCGCTGGCCCTGCTGTATGATGAGATTACAGGAGGCAGAGTTGATGCTGTAGCCTTTACGAGCGCTCCGCAATTCCGTTTTCTGGCTCAGTATGCCAGGGAGCAGGGCAAATTGGCGGAGCTGGTGCAGGCCTTTGCACACAAGGTGCTGGCGGTTTCTGTAGGACGGATCACCTCTGAATCCCTGAAGGAGGAAGGAATAACGCGGATTGTGATGCCCGAGCATGAACGGATGGGCAGCATGTTCGTGGAACTTGGGAAATATATCGCGTCCCGCCGCTGA